In Plasmodium falciparum 3D7 genome assembly, chromosome: 6, the genomic window atataaatacagggtaataaaatatatacacgaCAGTTAAAGAAacaatgaattatatatattaattcaaAAAAGTGTTTTATGTAAATCCTTttctatttataaataagtgtaaatgatgatataataataatttaatggattatttcattttttttttttttaataaaatgattaGAACTTTcttaataaatgataattatttccATAAAATTACttatagaaatattaagTATAGTAATAATGTTGAAATATTTAACATACACTTTTTCAACTTTGTATCGTGTAATCTTCAAACTAAAAACTATGGTTTAATATTCTTCAATAATAAAAGGAACTTTGGAGTAAAAAGAGTTATTCAAAAAAGAAGTAAGAacttacattttttttttttttaaataataataatatatatatatatatatatattaatttacatgtttgtatttttaattcTCCATTTTACATAACACGAATCATATCAATTTTTTAACtcctatacatatatatatatatatatatatatatatatatatattaatttatatagaatatatgCTAAAATTAATACAACCACACCAGGAACAGTTTGACCCAGAAAAATATGCAAAATATCTTGAGCAAGAAAGAATGAGtgaaaaagtaaatataaataatattaatatggaCGATGAAAAACAAGTTGAATTATacgaaaattatttattaaattataaatataataaaaggcAAGTTGAAAAAAATGGTACTTTAcccttatcattattatcctCTTCATTCATTCGAAGAACAATTTATTCAAATAGAGAAGATgtcttaaaaaaattaaaaaatattaactgGAAAAAGTACTGTTGTAATGTTAAAGGGGTAAGGTGGCATGCCAGTGGAGCATGGCGAgtttatttttgtaaaagaaattatcagcataatttttttgttaaatgtGATTGTTATTTTCGTGTAGGTATTTATGGTTTTGAAAAAAGTAAAGAACTAGCTGTCCTTTATAGAAAAAGGCTTGAATATGAATACCTTTTATTGATGAAAAGGTGGAAAGAAATTGAAGtgtaagaaaaataaaaataaaacaacagTGTTCATATTAATGTGTAATAAGATAATTAtgacatttaaaaaatgtacacatatataaaaatacatatataaaaatatatatatatatatatttattttattttttatatatatagggaAAATgctaaaaaaagaaaaatgataaaagaaTCCAAACAGAAAGACAACTATAACTTGGAACTTGATGAAGATACCCAACAAATggaagaagaaaattatattaatgaaaaatgaaaaccTAAAAGTcttaaattttaaatatacctacatattaatttttaacgtcaatatgtttataatacaatttgaatcaaaaatgaaaaattaaactaattataattctttttttaattaaataatatttattttgtcttttaaaatatgtttatatatatactacctttttattatttgatttaattatttaaaaaattaatcttTATAAGTacaatatgtatgtatatatatatatatatatatatatatatatttatatttatttatttatttatttatttatttatttatctatctattcatttatttttatacactTTAACCTCTTCATAACTTcacaattatattaatttatttcataatatataaaacaactatatatattcttcctcctttatgtatataaatgtaaCATCGTATATAAagatgtattatatatgcgtatatattttatgtatataataaaccaAATTATATAGAGCTCTTCAAAATGTTTGTCCATTTGTAATAAagttctctttttttttaattcctattaatatcatatatattatataaaaggttttaatatttcatttatatatatcaatataatttttatttgttctataaaaaaataaatttgaaaAAGAAACGTTcactatttttaaaaaagaaaaacattaTTTCAggtattctttatatatgtatactcaatttttcatttttttttttttaatattattatatgtatatatatatataaaatattatattatatgcacAACAT contains:
- a CDS encoding AP2 domain transcription factor, putative; translated protein: MIRTFLINDNYFHKITYRNIKYSNNVEIFNIHFFNFVSCNLQTKNYGLIFFNNKRNFGVKRVIQKRKYMLKLIQPHQEQFDPEKYAKYLEQERMSEKVNINNINMDDEKQVELYENYLLNYKYNKRQVEKNGTLPLSLLSSSFIRRTIYSNREDVLKKLKNINWKKYCCNVKGVRWHASGAWRVYFCKRNYQHNFFVKCDCYFRVGIYGFEKSKELAVLYRKRLEYEYLLLMKRWKEIEVENAKKRKMIKESKQKDNYNLELDEDTQQMEEENYINEK